CGCCGGTGCGGCGCCGTGGTGGCGGTGTCGCTGGAGGCCGGTCGGAGGTGGCCGGATCGGCCACCCCCGACCGGTGATCGGGGAGCGGGGCGGGAACGCCGGGGATCAGCCCGCGGTGTACCCGCCGTCGATGACGAGCTCGGAACCGGTGGACCAGGACGCCTCGTCGGAGGCGAGATACAGCACGCCGTAGGCGATGTCCATCGGATCGCCGGGGCGGCCGAGCGGGTGGATGGCGCACAGGGCGTCGTAGAACGCATCCCGGTTGCCGGTGTTGTCGCCGAGGAACTGCACCATCGGCGTCCAGGTGTAGCCGGGATGGACCGAGTTGACCCGGATGCCGTCCTTGGCGACGTGCAGCGCGGCGGACTTGGTGAACAGTCGCACCGCACCCTTGGAGGCGTTGTAGGCGGCCAGGTTGTTCACGCCGACCAGGCCCGCCACCGACGAGATGTTGACGATGGAACCACCTGTCGGATCCTGGCCCTTCATCACGCGGATCGCCTCGCGGGTGCCGAGGAACACCGCCTCGCTGTTGATCGAGTTCACCCGGCGCCAGGCGTCCAGGGTCGTGTCCTCGACCGTGGCGTCGTGCACGATGCCGGCGTTGTTGACCACGATGTCGATCCGGCCGTGCTCGGCGATGACCGCATCGGTCACCTCGCGCCAGCGCGACTCGGAGGTGACGTCCTGGTTGTGGTAGCTCGCCCTGCCGCCCGCGGCGACGATCTCGGCGGCGACGGTCTCGCCGTCGCTGTCCAGTACGTCGGTCAGGACGACGGTCGCCCCCTCCTTCGCGAACAGCCTGCTCATGGCCTCGCCGAGTCCCCGTGCGCCTCCGGTGATGAGGGCGACTTTGCCCTCCACGCGTCCCACGATGTTTCTCCGTTCGTCAGTGGAGTCCCGTTGTGTTGCGGGTCACAACCGACGCTAGGCCGATGATCGTCATCGTGGAAGGTGCAGGGGGACCAGATTCGGCGCGATCCCGCATGGTGCGTTCGCACCATGCGGCTACCCTCACGCCGTGGAACTGCTCGTGGTCGAGGACGATCCGATTGCCCGGGAGCTGCTGGAACTGGTGCTCTCGTCGCGGGGACATTCGGTGCGGGCGGCAACCGACGGGACCGCGGCGCTGCGATCGGCCCGGGAGCGGCGACCGGACGGGGTGATCACCGATCTGCGGTTGCCCGGCGACGTCGACGGTCGGGAACTGGTTCGCCGGCTGCGCGAGGATCCCGTGCTCGCAGGCGTTGTCGTCGTGGTGCTGACCGGTCAGGTGGACGCGGCCGGGGTGGTCGCGGTGACCGGGGCGGACGTGGCGCTGGCCAAGCCGTTCGACATCCCGGAACTGGTCGAGGTCGTCGAGCGTCTCGGCGCGCGGGGATGATCGCCGGTGCCGGCCGAAGTCGGCCGGTCCTCAGTCGGCCGGTCAGTGGTGGTCCGGTCCGTGGTCGATCGGTCGGTGGTGGCCCGGTCGGTGGTCGACCGGTCGGTGGCCGACCGGGCCACTGATCCGACTGCCGGCATCCGCACCTCGAAAGTGGTGCCGACGGACCCGGGAACCCGGCGCAGCCGGCCGCCCATCGCCCGGGTGAGCCGCTCGGACAGCGCGAGGCCGAGCCCGGTTCCCTCACCTTTGCGGGTGCCGGACCGGTGGAAAGGTGTGAACAGCAGCGGGATCTCGGCGTCAGGGATGCCCGGCCCGTCATCGCTGACCCGGAGCGCCGCACCGTCCCAGGAGACCACCACCGACCCGCCCTCCTGGGTGAACTTCACCGCGTTGCCGACCAGGTTGATCAACACCTGACGCAGCCGTCGCGGGTCGCCACTGACCCGGACCGGGCGCGCGGGCAGTTCCGCCGTCAGGCTGATACCGCCCTGGACGGCCAGCTCGGCCATCAGATCCACTGTCTCCCTGATGGTGTCGGCGGGATCGAACGGCCGGCGGTCCGGGAGCAGTCGACCGGTCTCCGCCCCGGTGAGGTCGGACAGGTCGTTGATCACCTGCAGCAGGTGCCGCCCGGCGGTGAGGATGCGCTCGATTGCGCCCTCCCGGCGTTCCGGGTCCAGTTGCACCATCTGCATGGCCTGGGCGAAACCGATCACCGCGGTCAACGGGGTGCGGAGCTCGTGGCTGACCAGCGCCAGCTGCTCGGTCTTCGCCTGGTTCGCCGCCTCGGCCACCGCCTGCTCACGACGGGCCTGGGCGACACGGCGGCGTTCGGTGAGGTCGAACAGCTCCACCACCAGGTATCTGGCGTCGCCGTCCGGTCCGGTGACCAGGGAGACGCCGAGGGTGGTCCAGAGCGGCTGCGCCCAGCTGTCGCCGACCCACCGCACCTCCGGGAGCCGGACCGGCGTGCCGTCCGCGGCGCACCTGCGCAGGGCGCTCGTGAAGTCGTCGAGATCGTCCGGGTGCACATTGTCAGGCAACCTGTCACCGGTTGCCGCGCCGCCGAGCATCCGGCTCAGCGCCGGATTCGCCTGGAGCAGGTCACCCTCCGGGGAGACCAGGGCCATCCCGACCTCCGCACCCTCGAAGGCACTGCGGAACCGTGACTCGCTCTCCGCCAGCCGGGAGAACAGGGCATGGGTGCCGATCGCGATCGCGGCGGTGTGGGTGAACCGGCCGACCAGTTCGACGTCGGAGGCATCCGGCTCCCAGGGACGGTCGTGGTAGACGGCGAAGGTGCCCAGCACCTCGTGCCGGTCGGCGTCCAGGATCGGCGTGGACCAGCAGGACCTGAGCCCGTGCTGCATCGCCATGTCCCGGAAGGCGGTCCAGCGCGGGTCGGTGGCGATGTCGGCGGCGACGATCGGGATCTTCAGGTACGCCGCCGAGCCGCACGAACCGACCGCAGGACCGATCTGCACGCCGTCGATGTACCGGCGGAACGGCTCCGGCAGGTGCGGTCCGGCGCCATGCACCAGAGTGGTGGGGTCGGGTCCGCTGAGCAGGATCGAGCAGATCGATCCGGGCAGCTGTGCCTCCATCGCCGCGACCACGCCCTGCAGGCTCTGGCTCAGCGGGACACGGCGCGCGATGCCCTCCAGGATCTCCGCCTGGGCGAGAGCCGGGAACTCCGGTCCCTCTTCGGCGACCTCGGCGATCACCGGACCCCCTGCGGCGACCAGGGTCTCGGACCGTGCGAGGTCGGCGATCGAGTCGGCATTGCGATCCGCCAGCGCGCGGAGCAGCCGGACCGCGCGGTCGGTGGCGCCCGGCTCGTTCTGGATCAGGTCGGCCAGCATGACCGTGGACTGCACCCCGGTGCGCAGATCGTGCAGCGCGAACTCCCGGCTGCGCCGGGCCTCGACCTCGTGGTGGCGGAGGGTGCGGGCGGCCCGGCGGGCCGTGCGCAGAGTGACCTCCGACGGCTGCTCGTCATACGGCAGCACCACATCGGCCCCGGCCAGCCGCGCGCGAACGGCTGCATCCGGATCGATCGACCGGACCAGCGCCACGATGGCAGTATCGGGATCGGTGGCACGGAGCTGTGCGACCTGGTCGGCGGGCACCACCCGGCAGGGGTGATCGGCGGCCACGTCCTCGTCGAGAGGGAGCTGCTGCATGGTCCACTCCAGGACGCTGCCCGGGGACCCTCCGGTCCCGGGGGCGACGGCCCCGTCGCCGCCGGTGCGACCGACGGTAACACCGGCGGCTGTGGTGCGGGTGGTGGTGGTCGACGACCACCGGGTGTTCGCCGAGCTGTTCGCCCACGCGCTGGGGACCGCCGGCTACGAGGTGTGCGCGGTGACCTTCTCGCTGGCCGAGGCTGTGGAGCAGGTCGGCACCCATCGGCCGGACGTGGTGGTGCTGGACCAGCACCTGCCGGACGGTTCCGGCTCCGGGGTGGTCGGCCGGTTGCGGTCCGTCGCGCCGGGGGTGCGGGTGCTGATGCTGACCTCGCAGGCCGACCCGCAGACCCTGATGAGCGCCGTCGGTGCCGGCTGCGACGGGTTCGTCACCAAGTCCCGCGGGATGACCGACGTGCTGGCAGCGGTGGCCGCCGTCGCCCGGGGCGAGTCGCCGATCCGCACCGACCTCGCTGCGGGCGCCGGGCCTGCGGCGGAGGGCACCGATCTGCTGACCCCGCGGGAGCTGGAGGTGCTGGAGCTGGTCTGCGAGGGCCGGGCCAACAAGGAGATCGCCGCAGCTCTCGGTCTGAGCATCAATACCGTCCGCAACCACGTCGCCCACCTGCTCGAGAAGCTGGGTGTGCGTTCGAAACTCGAGGCCGTGGCGGTGGCGACCGCGGGCGGGCTGGTGCGGGGGAGCCGGAGCGGGCGTTGATCCAGGCTGTCTACTCCGGATCGGACTCCCAGTGCAGGATGTCGCCCGGCTGGCAGTCGAGGGCCTCGCAGAGCGCGGCCAGCGTGGCGAACCGGACGGCCTTCGCGCGCCCGTTCTTCAGCACCGCCAGGTTGGCCGGCGTGATTCCCACTCGTTCGGCCAGTTCGCCGACCGGCATCTTCCGTTTCGCCAGCATCACGTCGATGTCGACGGCGATCGGCATCAGATGACCTCGTCCAACTCGGCCTGCATCCGGCTCGCCTCGGCATCACGGGCGACGGCCTGGGCCAGCAGCAGCCGCAGGACGTAGATCACGAGCGCGACACCCAGGACGGCCACACCGATCCCGGCCATGATCAGCGTGACGCCGGGGTCCTCCCGCTGACCGGGAGCATTGATCGCCGTGACCACAAACCAGACGATCGCGACCGCCACCACCGCGCCGATCACTCCGTCGACGAACCGGAACGCCGCGGGGGAGAAGACCGTCCCGCGGCGGACCATCGACACCAGCCGCCACACGCAGACGAGAGCCACCTGGACCGCGAGCAACCCGACGATCGCGCAGATGCGGAACGCGGTCAGCGGGAGTGTCCCGTCCTCAGGATCGTTCCCGCTGATCAGCAGCCAGAGCATGCCCACCTGCATACCGACCGTGCCGAGGAACATCACTGCGAGCACCGCGCGCAGCGCGTTCACCACCCACCTGGCCATGACCTGCCTCCCATCGATTCGCGATGAGTATCTATCGTTTCTCGATGGATCTGCAAGGTCGGAATCTCAAGGTCGAGCCGCTGCCTGCCTTTACCAACTGGCGCAGGTGGGGTTACAGTGCGGTGCGGCCCGCACCTACATGACGGCTACGTAGTCCACTGCGCGCATTCTTTCCGCATAGCGGACACACGGAGCGATGTGTCCGATGATGTCATCTATTGCAAACCATCGAGGACAGCAGGCGTTCCACTCCCGAGGGGCAGGGTGGCACAATCTGCCAAAATGTTGTCATGCTCGTGAACGCTTGTAAGAAACTCGTAGAACGGGTACGACTGCCTGACCCTCCGACTGGAGCTGGGAAAATTGAAGCGACCCTGTTGGATTTCGACGAATAGGAATGTCAACAGACCCTCTAAGCTAGTCAGCACCCAGATGGAATCCCACTGGGTTGCCAGCATCGAATAATCGACTGGGGCCGACCGTGGGGATTCTTTGGTGCACCGTGAGGTTTGGCGCCATATTCAGCCTCCTCCCGTACAACGATAGACGGTCAGGCACTTGAGCGCAATCGATTGCGCAATCGATAGATTCCACGCTTCCTTAACGACCGCCAAGCGACAGTCGTCCCATATTGACCTGGTCGTAAGGCTGATCGGCATGACGAATCGGAAATTTCTCGGCCTGCTCCTCGCAAGAGTTCGGGATTGAAAACTCTCCGGCTGCGGGACTTCTAGACGAAGTTAGGGATGAATAGCCAAATCCGACCAACAATCTGCGCACACTGTTTGCATCCGCCAGATTGGCCTTCGATTCTACGCCGGATCTTCCGCGTTCGTCACTCCGTCGAAGTGGATGACGATCGTTTCGTCAGTTTGATCATGCCGAGCCAGGTAATCACGTTCAGTAATGCCGGTGATCGTCAAAGAGACGTTGTCGTACTTGACAGAGCCGAACGGAATCACCTTTACGCGAGCACCCACTTCAAAAGTGGGTATCGACTTGGGCTCAGGGTAAGAATCTGTAATTCTTGCTACGCCGGGGTCAAAAGCGCGAGATTTTGGATTTCGTCTCCACACTTTTAGAGGAACCGGTGCGTCGTGGCTCTCGTCTTCGCATAGGAAGCCATTAGGGCCGGGTGGACGAACGGAGACGAACCCGTGATCGTCGGGACACAATCCAAACCAGGGGTAGAGTAGGGGGTTCACGAGCTTCGAGTCTTCGGCGCTGCCGCCTAGCCCAACAACCACTTCTTTCCAGCCATCGGAGTGTTCTGCAGCAACTCCTGCGATCGCATGCGCCACTTCGTGACGAACCGCGCCGCGGCGCTCGGCGGGAGTCATCATAGCCATGTGAGTTGCGCTGAAGACTATTCGATCGATATGAGCGAGAGTGACGCCGCCAAGATCGGTGGATTCGATGGAGTGCGCCCAGAAGACGGACCATCCATGCAAACCATGCTGAGATAGCAGCGCCTTGGCGAATCGATGTACGGTCTGCAGATCACGCTCCACTGCAGTGGACCTCGTAGGCACTTGACGTTTCACTTCTTAGACTCCATGAGGGTAGGTAGGGCGGCAGCAACACATTGGGTGGGTTTTCGATGGAATGATCCTGACGCGATGGAGTTTGCCTTTAGGCGCCGGCACCGTCGGGTCAGCAGGAATTTCCACGAAGCTGACTTTTCGGCCGGTGACCATAAGAGTGGCTCCGAGCGCAGACTCATCAGGAGCGCCGTGCTTTCATCTGGCTACTCTTGCCCGACCACTAGGCGCAAGCGAGATGCTCAGGGAACGGTGACTGAAGGCATCGGAGATGTCATTTTCCTACTTGGCAGATCCGACTTTCCGCATCAAAATCTCTACATGCGGTAATACGCGCCGGGATCAAGTTCGGCCTTCCATGTTCGATTCTTTGGATGCGTGGCCATCCACCGTGCAA
This region of Nakamurella alba genomic DNA includes:
- a CDS encoding response regulator transcription factor; translation: MELLVVEDDPIARELLELVLSSRGHSVRAATDGTAALRSARERRPDGVITDLRLPGDVDGRELVRRLREDPVLAGVVVVVLTGQVDAAGVVAVTGADVALAKPFDIPELVEVVERLGARG
- a CDS encoding glucose 1-dehydrogenase; translated protein: MGRVEGKVALITGGARGLGEAMSRLFAKEGATVVLTDVLDSDGETVAAEIVAAGGRASYHNQDVTSESRWREVTDAVIAEHGRIDIVVNNAGIVHDATVEDTTLDAWRRVNSINSEAVFLGTREAIRVMKGQDPTGGSIVNISSVAGLVGVNNLAAYNASKGAVRLFTKSAALHVAKDGIRVNSVHPGYTWTPMVQFLGDNTGNRDAFYDALCAIHPLGRPGDPMDIAYGVLYLASDEASWSTGSELVIDGGYTAG
- a CDS encoding DUF2975 domain-containing protein; this translates as MARWVVNALRAVLAVMFLGTVGMQVGMLWLLISGNDPEDGTLPLTAFRICAIVGLLAVQVALVCVWRLVSMVRRGTVFSPAAFRFVDGVIGAVVAVAIVWFVVTAINAPGQREDPGVTLIMAGIGVAVLGVALVIYVLRLLLAQAVARDAEASRMQAELDEVI
- a CDS encoding helix-turn-helix domain-containing protein; translated protein: MPIAVDIDVMLAKRKMPVGELAERVGITPANLAVLKNGRAKAVRFATLAALCEALDCQPGDILHWESDPE
- a CDS encoding GAF domain-containing sensor histidine kinase; its protein translation is MQQLPLDEDVAADHPCRVVPADQVAQLRATDPDTAIVALVRSIDPDAAVRARLAGADVVLPYDEQPSEVTLRTARRAARTLRHHEVEARRSREFALHDLRTGVQSTVMLADLIQNEPGATDRAVRLLRALADRNADSIADLARSETLVAAGGPVIAEVAEEGPEFPALAQAEILEGIARRVPLSQSLQGVVAAMEAQLPGSICSILLSGPDPTTLVHGAGPHLPEPFRRYIDGVQIGPAVGSCGSAAYLKIPIVAADIATDPRWTAFRDMAMQHGLRSCWSTPILDADRHEVLGTFAVYHDRPWEPDASDVELVGRFTHTAAIAIGTHALFSRLAESESRFRSAFEGAEVGMALVSPEGDLLQANPALSRMLGGAATGDRLPDNVHPDDLDDFTSALRRCAADGTPVRLPEVRWVGDSWAQPLWTTLGVSLVTGPDGDARYLVVELFDLTERRRVAQARREQAVAEAANQAKTEQLALVSHELRTPLTAVIGFAQAMQMVQLDPERREGAIERILTAGRHLLQVINDLSDLTGAETGRLLPDRRPFDPADTIRETVDLMAELAVQGGISLTAELPARPVRVSGDPRRLRQVLINLVGNAVKFTQEGGSVVVSWDGAALRVSDDGPGIPDAEIPLLFTPFHRSGTRKGEGTGLGLALSERLTRAMGGRLRRVPGSVGTTFEVRMPAVGSVARSATDRSTTDRATTDRSTTDRTTTDRPTEDRPTSAGTGDHPRAPRRSTTSTSSGMSNGLASATSAPVTATTPAAST
- a CDS encoding response regulator transcription factor, which produces MVHSRTLPGDPPVPGATAPSPPVRPTVTPAAVVRVVVVDDHRVFAELFAHALGTAGYEVCAVTFSLAEAVEQVGTHRPDVVVLDQHLPDGSGSGVVGRLRSVAPGVRVLMLTSQADPQTLMSAVGAGCDGFVTKSRGMTDVLAAVAAVARGESPIRTDLAAGAGPAAEGTDLLTPRELEVLELVCEGRANKEIAAALGLSINTVRNHVAHLLEKLGVRSKLEAVAVATAGGLVRGSRSGR